The proteins below come from a single Plantactinospora sp. KBS50 genomic window:
- the glmS gene encoding glutamine--fructose-6-phosphate transaminase (isomerizing) gives MCGIVGYAGDRPALRIVLDGLRRLEYRGYDSAGVAVICADELLTEKRAGKLANLEKVLDERVSADGGACARAGGIDTGTTAIGHTRWATHGGPTDRNAHPHADPDGRVAVIHNGIIENFGRLRAELEADGVVFTSDTDTECAAHLLSAALTRLRAGGAPDGPQLLAEAMREVSRRLEGAFTLLAVDSAVPGAVVGARRNSPLVVGRGDGENYLASDVAAFIEHTREAIELGQDQIVLITPETIEITDFDGQPATGKDFHVDWDASAAEKGGYDWFMLKEIAEQPAAITETLLGRLTESGEIMLDEVRLSDQDLRDVDKVFIIACGTSYHAGMVAKYAIEHWTRIPCEVELASEFRYRDPVLDRSTLVVVISQSGETMDTLMALRHAKQQKARVLAICNTNGSTIPRESDAVLYTHGGPEIAVASTKAFLTQLIACYLIGLHLAQVRGIKYADEVGAVVEQLNLVPAKLRELLERIEPVRELGRDLKDAPTVLFIGRHVGYPVALEGALKLKELAYMHAEGFAAGELKHGPISLIDQGTPVVCVVPSPAGRGMLHDKVVSNIQEVRARGARTIVIAEEGDEAVVPYADHVIAVPRTPTLLAPLLTTVPLQVLAAEIAAARGHDVDQPRNLAKSVTVE, from the coding sequence TGGAATCGTGGGGTACGCCGGTGACCGGCCGGCGCTGAGGATCGTGCTGGACGGGTTGCGCCGTCTCGAATACCGCGGCTACGACTCGGCCGGCGTGGCGGTCATCTGCGCCGACGAACTGCTCACCGAGAAGCGGGCCGGCAAGCTCGCCAACCTGGAGAAGGTGCTCGATGAGCGGGTGAGCGCGGACGGCGGCGCCTGCGCCCGGGCCGGCGGGATCGACACCGGCACCACGGCCATCGGCCACACCCGGTGGGCGACCCACGGCGGCCCCACGGACCGCAACGCGCACCCGCACGCCGATCCGGACGGGCGGGTCGCGGTGATCCACAACGGCATCATCGAGAACTTCGGCCGGCTGCGGGCCGAGCTGGAGGCGGACGGCGTCGTCTTCACCAGCGACACCGACACCGAGTGCGCGGCGCACCTGCTCTCCGCGGCGCTGACCCGGCTGCGCGCCGGTGGGGCGCCGGACGGCCCGCAGCTGCTGGCCGAGGCCATGCGCGAGGTGAGCCGCCGGCTGGAGGGCGCGTTCACCCTGCTCGCCGTCGACTCCGCGGTGCCGGGCGCGGTGGTCGGAGCCCGCCGCAACTCGCCGCTGGTGGTCGGCCGGGGCGACGGGGAGAACTACCTGGCCAGCGACGTGGCGGCGTTCATCGAGCACACCCGGGAAGCGATCGAGCTGGGCCAGGACCAGATCGTGCTGATCACGCCCGAGACGATCGAGATCACCGACTTCGACGGCCAGCCCGCGACCGGCAAGGACTTCCACGTCGACTGGGACGCCTCGGCCGCCGAGAAGGGCGGCTACGACTGGTTCATGCTCAAGGAGATCGCCGAGCAGCCGGCGGCGATCACCGAAACCCTGCTCGGCCGGCTCACCGAGAGCGGCGAGATCATGCTCGACGAGGTCCGGCTGAGCGACCAGGACCTGCGGGACGTGGACAAGGTCTTCATCATCGCCTGCGGCACGTCCTACCACGCCGGCATGGTGGCGAAGTACGCCATCGAGCACTGGACCCGGATCCCCTGCGAGGTCGAACTGGCCAGCGAGTTCCGCTACCGCGACCCGGTGCTGGACCGCTCGACGCTGGTGGTGGTCATCTCGCAGTCCGGCGAGACGATGGACACCCTGATGGCGCTGCGGCACGCCAAGCAGCAGAAGGCCCGGGTGCTGGCCATCTGCAACACCAACGGCTCGACCATCCCGCGGGAGTCCGACGCGGTGCTCTACACGCACGGCGGACCCGAGATCGCGGTCGCCTCCACCAAGGCGTTCCTGACCCAGCTCATCGCGTGCTACCTCATCGGCCTGCACCTGGCCCAGGTGCGCGGGATCAAGTACGCCGACGAGGTCGGCGCGGTGGTCGAGCAGCTCAACCTGGTCCCCGCGAAGCTGCGCGAGCTGCTGGAGCGGATCGAACCGGTGCGGGAACTCGGCCGGGACCTCAAGGACGCCCCCACGGTGCTGTTCATCGGCCGGCACGTCGGCTACCCGGTCGCGCTGGAGGGCGCGCTGAAGCTCAAGGAACTGGCCTACATGCACGCCGAGGGCTTCGCCGCCGGCGAGCTCAAGCACGGCCCGATCTCCCTCATCGACCAGGGCACCCCGGTGGTCTGCGTGGTGCCCTCGCCGGCCGGGCGGGGCATGCTGCACGACAAGGTGGTGTCGAACATCCAGGAGGTCCGCGCCCGGGGCGCCCGGACCATCGTGATCGCCGAGGAGGGCGACGAGGCGGTCGTCCCGTACGCCGATCACGTGATCGCGGTGCCGCGCACGCCGACCCTGCTGGCGCCGCTGCTCACCACCGTGCCGTTGCAGGTGCTGGCCGCCGAGATCGCCGCGGCCCGCGGGCACGACGTCGACCAGCCGCGCAACCTGGCGAAGTCCGTGACCGTGGAGTGA